Part of the Virgibacillus necropolis genome, AGCTATTTTATTAATATTGTTCTTTGCAGATGTGGCATCAGCTTATGGGGAACCGAATTTAATCGAACTCAATAAAGGGATTGGGTCTACCCTTTATAACTTCCTCGGGGCTGGCTGGATTCCATTGTTTACGGTTATTACCTATATTGGATCAGGATATGTATCCTATCCACTAACAGGAGCTTTGATCTTATATCTTTTGGTTCGAAAAAATTATTGGATTGCTGCATTGTTGGCGTATAACCTTATTGGCGTACGACAAATCAATCACCTACTAAAGTCCATTTTTGAGGTTGCGCGACCAGAGTTAGAGCCTTTGGTACATGCTAGTTATTATAGTTTTCCAAGTGGACATTCCATGAATTCTATGGCTTTTTTCGGTTTATTGGCTTTTTTACTTAGTCGATATATTTCACGATCGAAAGCTCAATCAGCTTGGATTTGGACATCAGCAGCAATATTAATATTTTTGATTGGGCTTAGCCGTGTTTATTTAGGTGTCCACTTTCCACTAGATGTCTTAGGTGGTTTTGCTGCAGGTGGAGCTTGGCTTTTATTGAGCATTTGTATTCACTCCTTTCTGCCATTAAAGGAAAGGTCCATTCATATGAAAAGGAGTATGGACGACGAGAGTTAAGCCCCTATATTTACCATAGTTTTATTTTTAACATTAGGCATGATCAGCTACTGGATTAATAGCCATCGCCTATCTCACCCATACAGATTTCTCGCACGATGGTGAAGTTTATTCAGTATTCCTTCTGCAAGTCAGCCTTCTATCATTAATCATTCTCTATTGGAAGATTAAAAGATTCGCTAGACCATTTTCTCAAATCCAGCAGGAAAAAAATGGTGTACAGTAATAAAATTTTACTGTCTCTTTTTTTAAAGAGCTTTAATTATAGAATAAAGGAGAATGAAAGATTGACTAAAGTAATTGATATAAAAGACGTTTCATGGGAAAGACAGAAGAAAACGATTCTATCTGATTTGCACTGGGAAGTATCGAAAGGTGAGCACTGGGCGGTACTTGGATTAAACGGATCTGGTAAAACGACCTTGCTTAATATGGTAAATGGCTATGTTTGGCCGACTACAGGCAGTGTTAGTGTATTGAAACAACCATTTGGTAAAACCGATATTAGGGAATTACGGAAATCCATTGGCTGGGTAAGTTCTTCACTTCAGGAAAGAATTAAAGGGACGGAATATGCTGAGGACATTGTGGTTAGTGGGAAATATGCGTCGATCGGATTGTATGAAAATCCGACGGAAGTAGACTCGCAAAAAGCTTATCAAATCATGGAACAGGTTGGTTGCAGTCACCTAATAGGTCATACCTATCAAATATGTTCACAAGGAGAAAAACAAAAAGTTCTGATTGCACGTGGATTAATGGGATCACCAGAATTGTTAATATTAGATGAACCAAGCAATGGACTTGATTTTATTTCTCGAGAAGAACTCATGTCTACCATAAATCAAGTAGCAATGAAAAAAGATGCGCCAACGATTATATTTGTAACGCATCATATTGAAGAGATATTACCGGTTTTTACTCACACACTATTGCTACGCGATGGAACAGTTTTTGATAGTGGTAAGAGGCACGAGGTGTTAACCAGCGAATGTCTATCACGTTTTTTTAAGAAGCCTGTAAAAATTGAATGGCATAAAGAACGACCATGGATGGTTCTTCGGGATTAATATAACTTAGGTGCAAGGAGTTGGTTGGTAAAATGAATCGCATTATGGTAATGGGAGCGTCAGCTGGTGTAGGAAAGTCTACATTCGCACGAAAGCTAGGGGAGAAACTGGATATTGATGTCTATCATCTGGATTCTTTATACTGGAAGCCTTACTGGGTTGAAGCTTCATCGGAAGAGTTTTCAGCGAGCCAGCAAAACATTGTGACTATGGGTAAATGGATTATTGAGGGTAACTATAACAATACATATGACATTCGGGCACAAAAAGCTGATACGATTATTTATTTAGAACTTCCTTTGCTTGTATGTCTGTACCGGGTTTTCAAGCGCTGGATTCTAAATATAGGGAAAACCAGACCAGATATGGGAAAAGATTGTAAAGAAAAATTAGATTACAAATTTCTAAAGTTCATTTGTACCACTTACAGTTCCCGTAAGAAAAAAATGAAGGTTAGGTTTCAAGAAATTGGCGATCAAAAAAATATTATTACATTGAAGAGTAAGAAGGAAATTCAGTCGTATATAACAACCTTAGGTACCTGAATATTCAGGTTTTAATTTTGGAAGTATCGCACGGGGACTTATGTCAGGAGGATTTATTAATGGATGTAACACAGCATAACAGTAATGGTTGGGATAAAAAGGTTGAAGAAGGGGCTACATATACGAAGTCTGTAAGTGAAGAAATTATGAAAAAAAGTCAATCAGGTGAATGGGAAATAACGGTTACAACAAATAAACCTGTACCAAGAAATTGGTTTCCTAAATCACTAAGTGGATTGAAAGTCCTCTGTTTAGCATCTGGTGGAGGACAACAAGGTCCAGTTCTTGCTGCGGCAGGAGCGGATGTAACTGTTACGGACATATCTAAAAAGCAATTGGGACAAGATGAATTCGTGGCCAAACGAGATGGATTAAATCTTAAAACAGTACAGGGTGATATGTCAGACCTTAGCGACTTTATTGATGAATATTTTGACATAATCGTTAATCCTGTTTCTAACCTATTTGTAAAAGATGTGTTACCTGTATGGAAAGAAGCTGCAAGAGTTTTAAAAAATAATGGTGTTCTTATTTCCGGATTTACCAATCCTTTGTTATTTATTTTTGATGATAATCAGGAAAGGAAAGGTATTCTTGATGTGAAACACACTATTCCATCTTCTTCCATAGATTACTTACCAAAAGATGAGGTTCAAGACTATATCAATTCAAATCAAACAATCGAATTCGCACATACGCTTGAAGACCAAATTCAAGGGCAAATTGATGCTGGTTTTGTTATTTCAGGCTTTTATGAAGATGACTTTGGAGGAACTAGGATTTTAGATAAATATATTAAAACGTTTATTGCTACGAAGGCTATAAAAGTAAAGATTGACTAAGTGTTTTAGGTATGATGGTGGCATATCCATATGTAGAGACTGGTGCAATCATAATGACAAATACAGATTTAGGTGTTCATCAAATGGAAGGGATTATTGGAGAGATTTATAATCTATTGTACACGGTTATACAAAAAAATTTCAAAAGAATGGGTGTGTAAATATGATCAAAATTGGTATTATTCGTCACGGCTGCACAGCTTGGAATAAGGAAGGTAGAGCACAGGGGAATTCAGATATTCCGCTCGATAATGATGGACTTGTGGAAGCTGGCAAACTTGCAGAACGTTTAAGTGAAGAGGAAGAATGGGATATCATCTATTCTAGCAATCTATTAAGAGCCAACCAAACTGCTGAAGTTATTGGCAATAGAATTGATATTGAAGAAATTAATCTGGACCCTAGACTCCGTGAGGTAGGCGGCGGACTCATTGAAGGAACTACAAAAAAAGAAAGAATCGAAAAGTGGGGAGCCAACTGGAGAGAATTAGACTTGGGGATTGAAAGTACAGACAAGGTTATAGAAAGGGGACTATCATTCATAGACGAGATTATACAAAAGCATGACGGTAAGCGGGTGTTAATCGTTAGTCACGGATCGTTTATTAAACATTTGCTCAAAGACTTAGTACCTCATGTAGAAGAAAGCTCTCTTAAAAATTGTTCTCTAACTAAGCTTCGGAAGTCCAAAGGTGAATGGGAGTTGGAGCTACATAATTGTACGAGACATTTTGATTGTTAATTCGTAATTTAAAGTGGTTTTGAAAGGGGATTATTTAGACATTTTGAAGTTGTTCTAATGAAAGTTTTAATGGGGGTTAAGAATATGAATGTCGAGTCACTTAAAGTAAATAAGCAAAGTTGGGATGAAGTAGCGCATCGTTTTTATGGGAGAAATCCGCTTCCTGAATATGGGCCACTTGCACCGCGTGAGGATGAATTGAATTTATTTGGCGATGTTACCGATCTGAAAATCTTGGATATTGGTTGTGGCAGTGGGCATTCTTTACAGTACATGAGCAAGCGGAACGCAGGTGAACTATGGGGAATCGACTTGTCAAAAAAACAAATTGATGCGGCAAAATTAGTATTAGATAACTGCAATTCTCCTGTTAGTTTGTTTGAATCACCGATGGAAGAGAATCCCGGTATTCCAGAAGATTACTTTGATAGTGTATATTCCATTTACGCACTTGGATGGACCACTGATCTAGATAAAACCTTAGCAAACGTTAATAACTATCTGAAAAAAGGCGGCATGTTTATCTTTAGTTGGGAGCACCCATTACATAGTCGTGTGAGTAATAAAGATGACGTTTTAGCTGTTACCAAATCCTATCACGAGGAAGGTCCATACAATCATGAAGCATGGGATCATCCTGCAATTATGCAACAATATAGAATCAGTACATATATGAATTCACTAATCAACAATGGGTTTAAAATTGAAAAAATGATTGAGGATGTATGCCTAACCGATGAAGACGTTCATCGGCACGCAAATAGATGGTATTCCTTTGAGAAAGCAAAGGCTATCCCTACTACAATAATAATTAAGAGTCAAAAGTTGTAGGATAAAAAATGACAAGAATTTGTTGCTTTCCTTAACATAGAACAAAAAAAGCGTATAGGTTTCCCTACACACTTAAGCGATTTATGGATGTATTGAAACCGGTGTTCCTATTGGAATAATACTTGCTAATTCTTCTACATCTCTATTCTACATTCTAATGCAGCCGATTGATACTGCTTTACCAATCGAACTCGGGTCATTTGTTCCATGAATTCCATAATGTTGTTTTGATAAACTCATCCACATTGTACCGAACGGCCCACCAGGGTTGGGAGCTTTATTAATAATTATAAAGTTTCCTATCGGTGTTTCGCGCAACATTCTGCCAACTGCAATAGGGTACTGTTTTTGTTGCACACCATTTTTTAGTAAGGTCAGCCGCCGATTACTGAGAGAAACATCAATTTTATAAGGAATTGTATTTACGGGTGGAAATCCCGGTATAACAATGGATTGGCCAGGATAAATGGCATTTGGATTAATTGATGGGTTAGCACTAATGATTACCGGTAATGGTGTACGGTAATCCCTTGAAATCTGGTTAAGTGTTTCCCCGAGTTTAACTGTATGAATCAATGTTCACACCTCCATAGGTAAAAGTTATCTATACATTCTATGTGGACTTTGAAAAGTGTTTCGAATGTTGAGGGGATAATAAAGGAGCTTTCGTTACAATAGATGTTCTGGAAACGGGCCATTTAGTTGAATAAATAAGCAAATATAAGCAATTAACCTTTAGGAAAGAGGTGACCTTTTTGAGTATAAGGAACAAAGAAATAAAATTGGTAATAGGTGCAGGAAAGTATAATAACAATCCAGGTTGGTTGCATACACAAGAGGAAGAACTCAATTTACTGGATGAAAGCACTTGGAGTAAAATGTTTGATAATAATTCAATTACAGCATACTTGCAGAACACATATGGGAACACCTAACTTATAAAGAAGGTGTTGAAGCTGCAAAGGTGTGCCGCAAATTCTTAAAACCAGCTGGATACATACGCTGCGCTGTTCCTGGCGCCTTTTTCCAAGATAAAGAATATCAGGATACGGTTAAAATAGGAGGTCCTGGGCCCCAAAATCACCCCGCAGCAGATCACAAAATTGTTTACAATTACAAAACCATAACGAATATGTTTAATACTGCTGGATATGAAATAAAATTACTTGAGTATTGTGATGATGAAGGGGAGTTTCGCCAAAACCTCTGGAATGGAAAGGATGGAGTGATTTTTCGGTCTAAAAAATATGATCCAAGAAATCAAAGCGAACAACTTGTATTTCCATCCTTAATAGTTGATGCTATAAAGGTTTAAACAAACAGGCGCTATTCCTTAATAATGAATAGCGCCAATATCGCATATAAGGGCCATATTGTTGAGGGGCAAGATCAAACCAGATGTTTCTGTAAAGGAAAATAAATCAAAGAAGGTTTAGTAAGAGCAATATAAATTGGTTTAATAAAAAAGGCTTCCATTAAGGAAACCCTTTTTATCGTATCCCCCTTGAGTATTGAAAAGGAGGATTTACTTTACGAGTCAATGCTTTTTCTGCATGTAATCCCCAGTAAGGATCATTGAGCATGCCTCGTGCAATAGCTACAAGTTCAGCATCTCCATTGGAAATCGTTGCTTCTGCAAGGGCAGGATCGCTTAATTTTCCAACAGCAACAACCGGAAGACCTAGTTGCTCTTTAAATTCGCGTGCAAAAGGAACTTGATAACCCGGGGTATTTTTCGGTTTGCTTTTCCCTGGAGGACCTTCACCACCACTGGATACATGGAAAAGATCAACGCCTGCTTCTTTAAAACGTTTAGCCATTTTTATCGAATGCGATAAATCGTAGCCATCGTTCACGTATTCAATGGCAGACATCCTCATAATGAGAGGCATCGCTTTAGGCATGACACTTTTAACTGCTCTAACGACTTCTTCTCCAAAAAGCGCTAAGTCTTTTCCATATTCATCGGCGCGGTTGTTGATGCTTGGTGACATAAATTGATGCAATAGATAACCGTGAGCACCATGTAACTCAATCGTGTCAAACCCTGCTTCAACGGCTCGTTCAGTAGCTTCTTTAAACTGCTGAACGGTTTCTTGAACTTCTTGTGTTGTTAAAGCTCTTGGAGGCTTAAGTTCACCATTCATCGTTTCTTCCGGCAGAACCTCAACGGGAATGTCGGAAGCACCAACAGGCTGGGTGGCATCTTCAGCTTTGCGTCCCGCATGTGCAATTTGAATACCGACCTTAGCGCCGTGTTTGTGAATCTCATTGTTGATTCGTTGATATTCTGGAATTTGATGATCTGACCAAAGGCCTAGGTCACCATTAGTAATTCGGCCCTCGGGTATTACACTTGTCATTTCCATGATAATTAACCCTGTTCCACCGATAGCTCTAGAAACGTAATGTATGAAATGCCAATCGTTTGGAGCACCATCTTCTTTGTCAACTGAATACTGGCACATCGGTGACATGACGATGCGGTTTTTTAACTCTAAATTTTTGATGGAATAGGGGGTGAATAAATTATTCATTGTAATTGTAATACCTCCTTATTATTTGTGTGCGCATGCATACAAGTGGACTTAAGATAATGTATGCACTTAAATATCGCTTGTTTATTTGCTTGCACATACATATATTAAACGGTATGCTATAATTGTGTCAATACATTGAATCGGAAAGGGTTATAAATATGAACGATAATGAGTTGTTTGCAACCTGGATTAACCTTACGAAATATCATGATCGTCTATTGAAAGCCATGGACTATTCGTTACACCATCAATTTCAATTAGGCATTAATGAATTTTATTTGTTATACTTCCTTGCACAAACGGACGAAAAGAAAATGCGTTTATCAGATTTGCTCCCAAAGGTCGGTCTGAGTCATAGCGCATTGTCTCGATTAGTATCAAGGATGGAAAAGTATCGGGGAGAGTCATTGGTTCAACGTACGACCGATGAGAGAGATAAGCGCTCCGTTGATGTTTTACTTTCAGAAGAGGGGGAACAACTAGCAGAAAAAATGTTGTCGTTGCTTAATATCACTCTGAATAATAAATTAAGCAAAAAAGACATTAATAAGATTAAGGGGTTATTTGATTAGAAAGACTCCAGCTAATAGCGGAAAAAGACTATTCAAGAATCGGGCACGATTGTGGAATTTCACATCTATTAAATGATAAAACTTTTTTATATAAGTAGAGTTCTAATGTAAAGTAGTACTTTTTTTAATTTGATTTTTTTTACGTAAATTTGTGAGATACTATAATTACATTTTAGTTTGATTTATGAAGGAGTGAATACATTGGTAGGTGTAGAAATTGATATGGTTGTTACAGACAGCTTGAGGGCACTGGAACTATACGAAAAAATATTTGAAATTGAGCGTGTGGAAGTTTCAGATTTGCCGCAGGGTGAAAATGAAGCTGTTTTTACACTTTATGATGTAAGATTTCACATGCTGGATGAAAATCCAACCTTTGAATTAATAGCACCAAGAATTGATGATCCAAAAACAATTTGGTTCAATATTCTTGTTCCAGATATTAAGGAAACTTATTCAAAGGCAATGGATGCGGGCTGTACAGAAATACAAGCAGTAACGGATATGCCAGACTACGGTATTACTAATGCAATGTTTGCTGATTTTTATGGCTACGTGTGGATGCTCCATCAGATTCATAAAGTGGTGAGTCATGAAGAACGTATACGACTTTGGGAAGAAAAAAAGGGTAATGAATGATAGGTGTATGATCAATTTAGCGAGTAATGCTTTATAAAGGTCGAAGAAGTTAGGGCAGTTGAATCGATGTGTAATGAAGACAACGACACATCGAATTCGATTGCCCTTTTTTTCTAGGTATCATGTACATATTATCAGTATTGATTAAAAAGGAAATGTGTTTTTTATGTCGAATTATATAAAGGATAACTGCCTTCTTTAACTAAATGCCCATTAGCTTAACAAGCAAAATTAAAAAGTCGGTTTCTTAGCGTATAGGAATTCGATTTTTTTAGGTTTCAATTTGCTTACCGTATAATATCTGCGTTTTGTCGGCAGGATTCCTAAAAGGAAGTCGGGATACCAGCCCTACTTATCTGTTGCAGTTCTTTCAATAAGTTTTGCATCTCTAGGTTGGTTTGCTTTCTTTAATTATCTGTTTTATTAATGGGATAGGAAAGTATTTCTAAAATCATTTTGCTCAATTAACTGGCACAAGAACGGAATAAGCGAAGTACTCAAATCGATTTGGCCATTTTATGAAGGAATGTGTGTTAAAATAAAGGTGGAATATTTTTAATTGTCTAAAAGGTAGTGTGCAAGATGAATAAATATCAAGAACGTTCTGTTTATATTTCAGCTGTAGCACTTGCTTTCTTCTTAGTATTATCTTTAATTACACACCATTGGGGATTCTTTTTATGGAGTTTATTGCCTGTATTTATAGGTTTGATGCCTGCGTTTTCCACCAAAATTGACAAGAAAAGCAATGAAAAATGAAAAGATGTATTCATTCATCGGGCGCTTTTCTTTAATAAGGGAAAGCGTCCTTATTGCATCTAAGGGCACTTTTCTGGAATATTACCGCAGGAGATATCTTGTAGAACTGGAGGAATTAAATGATGTTCTTCAAATCTATGACTGAAAAAGAGTCGGCTAATTGGAAAAAGGGAGCCATACTTGGTTTTTATACCTATATGTTGTTGTTAGCTATAAACCAAATTTATTATCTAGTTTTTGCAAGTAATCCTTTTTCTTCAGCTCTAATTTTTTGGTCTGGATTGATAGCTGCTTTTGGGTGTGAAATTATTTTCAATCTCAAAGATAAAAGGAAATTAAGAAGAAATAAAGTATGAAAAAATGATTTTATTTGTTAAATTAACAGGCAGTAGTCGAAATAAGAGCAACGCCCGTCTTGTTTATTATGGTCCTTTAATTGAATAGAGTTTGTCGAATAAGGGAGAGTTAAGATGAATTGAAGTTAATAAGAGGATGGTTTTTGTTTAGCAGTTGGAAATTATCTAAATAACCATATAAAGGTGAAATATTAACTAATGAGTTTTGGAAATGAGTATCTGCAAGTTGTCCAAGATAGATTTAAAAGTGTAAAAACCCTTGGAAATAAGACAATATGTCAATTGTCAGAAGAAGATATTCATTGGGTTTTTAATGAAGAATCTAATAGTGTTGCGGTTATCGTAAAACATTTAAGTGGAAATATGGTATCTAGATGGTCTGACTTTTTAGTTTCGGATGGAGAAAAGCCTTATAGAAATCGCGAACAGGAATTTGAAAATAATATATCATCGAAGCAAGATTTGGTTGCAATTTGGGAAAAGGGTTGGAATATACTTTTTGAAACATTAAATGATTTGGGAGAACAAGATTTATTGAAAAAAATATATATTCGTAGTGAACGTCATACGGTACTTGATGCAATAGAGAGACAGATGGCTCATTATGCTTATCATGTGGGGCAAATTGTTTATATTGGAAAACAATTAAAAGATGGAGATTGGAAAACCTTAAGTATCCCAAAAGGAAAATCAGAAGAATACTTACAACATATGGAGAAAAAACATAAGGAAAAATAAACTTAATACTTAATCGTGGCGCGCTTGCCTGAATAAATAAAGCCCAATTTCCTATTTATGATACTAAGAAATTGGGCTTTCGTTTTAGTCTTTAATTTATTCCCTGCCTCAAAATGCTAGACATACCAGTAATCTAAACATTATCAGGAGCTTGTATCTGATTTTTCTCAGAATAAAACGTTGCCTTAGAGGGCTCCTTAGAGGGCTGTGTACAAAAGATAAACAATATAATCGTAACCGCAAACATTATTAGGGTTCCTAATATGACGACAAACTGAATAGATATCAATTCAGCCATGATTCCAAAAATTGTAGTCCCA contains:
- a CDS encoding ABC transporter ATP-binding protein: MTKVIDIKDVSWERQKKTILSDLHWEVSKGEHWAVLGLNGSGKTTLLNMVNGYVWPTTGSVSVLKQPFGKTDIRELRKSIGWVSSSLQERIKGTEYAEDIVVSGKYASIGLYENPTEVDSQKAYQIMEQVGCSHLIGHTYQICSQGEKQKVLIARGLMGSPELLILDEPSNGLDFISREELMSTINQVAMKKDAPTIIFVTHHIEEILPVFTHTLLLRDGTVFDSGKRHEVLTSECLSRFFKKPVKIEWHKERPWMVLRD
- a CDS encoding phosphatase PAP2 family protein, with the protein product MSLLFNRKQGYLLTGAILLILFFADVASAYGEPNLIELNKGIGSTLYNFLGAGWIPLFTVITYIGSGYVSYPLTGALILYLLVRKNYWIAALLAYNLIGVRQINHLLKSIFEVARPELEPLVHASYYSFPSGHSMNSMAFFGLLAFLLSRYISRSKAQSAWIWTSAAILIFLIGLSRVYLGVHFPLDVLGGFAAGGAWLLLSICIHSFLPLKERSIHMKRSMDDES
- a CDS encoding NADH:flavin oxidoreductase/NADH oxidase, with protein sequence MNNLFTPYSIKNLELKNRIVMSPMCQYSVDKEDGAPNDWHFIHYVSRAIGGTGLIIMEMTSVIPEGRITNGDLGLWSDHQIPEYQRINNEIHKHGAKVGIQIAHAGRKAEDATQPVGASDIPVEVLPEETMNGELKPPRALTTQEVQETVQQFKEATERAVEAGFDTIELHGAHGYLLHQFMSPSINNRADEYGKDLALFGEEVVRAVKSVMPKAMPLIMRMSAIEYVNDGYDLSHSIKMAKRFKEAGVDLFHVSSGGEGPPGKSKPKNTPGYQVPFAREFKEQLGLPVVAVGKLSDPALAEATISNGDAELVAIARGMLNDPYWGLHAEKALTRKVNPPFQYSRGIR
- a CDS encoding class I SAM-dependent methyltransferase — encoded protein: MDVTQHNSNGWDKKVEEGATYTKSVSEEIMKKSQSGEWEITVTTNKPVPRNWFPKSLSGLKVLCLASGGGQQGPVLAAAGADVTVTDISKKQLGQDEFVAKRDGLNLKTVQGDMSDLSDFIDEYFDIIVNPVSNLFVKDVLPVWKEAARVLKNNGVLISGFTNPLLFIFDDNQERKGILDVKHTIPSSSIDYLPKDEVQDYINSNQTIEFAHTLEDQIQGQIDAGFVISGFYEDDFGGTRILDKYIKTFIATKAIKVKID
- a CDS encoding histidine phosphatase family protein, with product MIKIGIIRHGCTAWNKEGRAQGNSDIPLDNDGLVEAGKLAERLSEEEEWDIIYSSNLLRANQTAEVIGNRIDIEEINLDPRLREVGGGLIEGTTKKERIEKWGANWRELDLGIESTDKVIERGLSFIDEIIQKHDGKRVLIVSHGSFIKHLLKDLVPHVEESSLKNCSLTKLRKSKGEWELELHNCTRHFDC
- a CDS encoding P-loop NTPase family protein; translated protein: MNRIMVMGASAGVGKSTFARKLGEKLDIDVYHLDSLYWKPYWVEASSEEFSASQQNIVTMGKWIIEGNYNNTYDIRAQKADTIIYLELPLLVCLYRVFKRWILNIGKTRPDMGKDCKEKLDYKFLKFICTTYSSRKKKMKVRFQEIGDQKNIITLKSKKEIQSYITTLGT
- a CDS encoding MarR family winged helix-turn-helix transcriptional regulator, with amino-acid sequence MNDNELFATWINLTKYHDRLLKAMDYSLHHQFQLGINEFYLLYFLAQTDEKKMRLSDLLPKVGLSHSALSRLVSRMEKYRGESLVQRTTDERDKRSVDVLLSEEGEQLAEKMLSLLNITLNNKLSKKDINKIKGLFD
- a CDS encoding VOC family protein; protein product: MVGVEIDMVVTDSLRALELYEKIFEIERVEVSDLPQGENEAVFTLYDVRFHMLDENPTFELIAPRIDDPKTIWFNILVPDIKETYSKAMDAGCTEIQAVTDMPDYGITNAMFADFYGYVWMLHQIHKVVSHEERIRLWEEKKGNE
- a CDS encoding class I SAM-dependent methyltransferase — translated: MNVESLKVNKQSWDEVAHRFYGRNPLPEYGPLAPREDELNLFGDVTDLKILDIGCGSGHSLQYMSKRNAGELWGIDLSKKQIDAAKLVLDNCNSPVSLFESPMEENPGIPEDYFDSVYSIYALGWTTDLDKTLANVNNYLKKGGMFIFSWEHPLHSRVSNKDDVLAVTKSYHEEGPYNHEAWDHPAIMQQYRISTYMNSLINNGFKIEKMIEDVCLTDEDVHRHANRWYSFEKAKAIPTTIIIKSQKL
- a CDS encoding DUF1572 domain-containing protein; this encodes MSFGNEYLQVVQDRFKSVKTLGNKTICQLSEEDIHWVFNEESNSVAVIVKHLSGNMVSRWSDFLVSDGEKPYRNREQEFENNISSKQDLVAIWEKGWNILFETLNDLGEQDLLKKIYIRSERHTVLDAIERQMAHYAYHVGQIVYIGKQLKDGDWKTLSIPKGKSEEYLQHMEKKHKEK